CTTCCGAAGGAATTCCTTCAGCAACCTGTAACCAACACCCAGGAATGAGTTCCCACTCTGCAACCCCTTCATGAGGGATAAAATCAGGCCTTCTATTCAATAGAATTTCGTACCATCTCTGCCCTTCTGCCATATACTCTTGTAAAGTGAAGCGCACTTCATTTCACTGAAAAATGGATGTTTAGTATTAAGTTATCACCTATACCAACTGTTAATAGCATTCATATATTAAAACTAACTCTTAGAAAAGGAGGTGCATTCGTTGTCAATAAGCACATTATGCAGAGAATTCGCCGCTATACTTGAAGCAACACCATCTCAATCCAATGGAGTTTGTCTTGCACAAGCATTCCGGACTAATATTCGTCCGACGATTTTGGGAAGAAAATCAAGATCACCTTTAACCATTCCACAATTTCACTCTTTTGAGAATCTTGATAGAAATGGACGTGCCCTATGCCTAGGTGAAACGGTCATTCTTACCGCAGAAATCAATCCGTTTATTTCTAAGCTTAGAAAACATGGAATCTTAGTAACGGCACTTCATAATCACTGGTTATTTGCGAATCCTAACATCTGGTATATTCACTATGAAAAAATTGAAAGACCTTTAACTTTTGCAAGAGCTGTCAGAGATGCAAAAACTGTATTAACAAGAAGAATTGTCAAACCACTAAGAATTGTCAGAGCAAAAAAAGTTAACAAATTAAAAAGAATTGTCAAAGCATAGCAATTCACACGATGCTAAACAAATCTAGGGGCACCGCCCCTTTTTTCTATAACTATTAAGTAGATTTTATCCCTGAACTGCCTCTTTAAATCGCTTGGCTAATTGAGTTAATCCATCCCAATCATTGTTTTGAATCAAAACTTTATCCATTAATGAACCGCCAACACCGACAGCATGTACACCCGCTTTTACATATTCAGCAATGTTGCTTAAGTCGATGCCACCAGTTGTCATAAGAGGAATATGAGATAGAGGTCCTTTTACATCCTTAATGAATTTTGGACCTAAGGTAGTAATCGGGAAAATCTTAACCATATCTGCTCCCCACTGCATAGCCTGCCACATTTCCGTAGGTGTGTATACACCAGGGACGACTAATGAAGACGTTTCTTTAACATGATCAACAACCTCTTTATTTAAAATGGGAGAAACAATAAAGTCTGCCCCTGCCTCCAAAGCTTCCTTTGCTTCCTCTACACTTAGAACCGTTCCTGCACCAACAAAAGCTTCCTGTCCAAAGCGTTCCTTTGACTCCTTAATGAGCTTTAAAGCGTTCTGTGAATCAAGTGTAATTTCAATCCCTGTAACTCCTCCAGCTACAAGAGCTGAGACGAGAGGGATTACCTTATCAGGATCAATTTTACGAATGACGGCTACAACCTGTGCATCCTTTAACGACTGAATCTTCTCTTCTCTAGTTAGCATTTCTATCATTCTCCTTTCACTCTACTTTTTAGCGATCAATAATCTCTCTTTCTCCTAGCTGTGCTAATACCTCTTCATAATACGGTAAGCCTTCATTATCTCCCATAACACTAACAACCATTGATCCAACCATATTAGCGAAGGTTAGAATTTTTTCAAGAGTCCACCCCTGAGTCACTCCATATATAAATCCAGCATCAAAGCCATCACCTGCACCGACAGTGTCTACTACCTTTCTTGGTGGGAAGGCAGGTAGCTCTATCACTTCACTACCTTTGGCACCAACGGCTCCTTCAGCTCCATTTTTTATCGCAATATATTGGATATTGAACTCTTCTTGGAACGTCTTAATAATACTCTTTGTATCTGAAACTCCGATTAAAATTTCTGCTTCGTCCTGCCCCGTAAGGATTATATCTACATATGGGAGGAAACTGCGTAACACTTCACGTGCTCTATCCTTAGACCACATTTTCAAGCGAATGTTTGGATCAAAGGAAACGAGAACTTCATTTTCCTTGGCCACTTCAATGGCTCTTCTAATAATCTCAACATTTTGCGGATCAATAGAAGGAAATACCCCTGAAACATGAAGAATTTTAGCTTGCTTTATGAATTCAGGATCAATAGAATCTGGAGTCATCGTTGATGTAGGAGAAGATTTTCTATAGTAAAAAGTCCTGCCCGAACCGTCCTCCATAATTTCTTTGAAATTAAGGGATGTAGGGTAGCCGTCAACCAGCTCAACCTGAGAAACGTTAACTCCCTCACCACGCATCGTATTGTAGATATGCTTACCAAACTCATCATTTCCTAGGCGACTGATCCATCCAGCCTCAAGGCCAAGTCGTGCACAGCCTAAAGCAAAATTCAGTTCAGCTCCCCCTATTTTACGCTCAAACTCCTGAACAAAACGCATCGGTCCCTTTGCCTTAGGATTCATCGTGATCATTCCATCACCAATCGTAATAACATCTAATTCCCGTTTACTCATTCAGTGACTCTCCCTTCATAATGACCTATTTTCACCACATGAATCTCTGAGTTTCATAGTGGCTGTGAACTCATATTTCAATTGAGCTGGTCTTTTCTTTTCTGAGATATGCCCTAGTAAAAGCTCCGCCGCCTTCCGTCCCATTTGAAAAGCTGGCTGAGAGATGGTTGAAATCGTTGGCTGGAAAAGGTCGGCATACTCAACTTCATCAAAGGTGATAAAGGCTAACTCATCAGGAACCTTGATCCCTTTACTTTTTACAAACTTTAATGTCTCTAAAAGAAGAAAGTCATTTCCAATCACTAATGCTGTTGGTCTTTGTTTTAGTGTAAACATATTTTCTAAGACAGCCATAGCATTAGCTTTAGTCACTTCCTTCATCCAAATATAATCATGCTCTACCTCATGTTGTTCCATAGCGTATAGATAACCATCCACTCTTTCACGACGAACACTAATATTAAGTGGACCCGTTAGCATTCCAATACTGCGATGACCCTGCTGCAACAGATGAGCTACCGCCCCTCTAGCCGCTTCAAAATTGTTCAAAACAACAGCAGGTATGTCGATATCCGCAATAGTCCGATCAAGAAAAACAACTGGATAGCCCTGCTGCACAAGCTCAGCATAAAGCTCCGTATTCCCTTCCGTTGGGATAGCAATAATCCCATCTACCTGCTTAGCGCGGAGCATATCAATATAGCTTCGTTCTTTATCTGGCTGATCATCCGCATTACAGATAATAGCCTGGTAGCCTCGCTCTTGGCATAAATCCTCTATAGCGCGACTAACCTGTGTAGAAAAATGGTGAAGAATATTGGCTACAATAATTCCTATCGTTAGTGTTCTCTTCTGCTTTAAACTCTTAGCAATATAATTTGGTGTATAGCCTAGCTCCTTAATCGCTAATTCAATTTTCCCCTTCGTTTTACTACTCATATATTCGTAGCGTTTATTCATATACTGAGAAACCGTACTTTTGGAAACCCCAGCTTCATGAGCTACATCTGCAATCGTTGGTTTTTTTATGGATAAGCCCTCCTTTACTTCGAGTGACTTCAAAATGACATTTTATTAAAAGCAGTACATATCATAGTATTGTAAATCCAAAATATCACTTTAATTAACTAAAACGATTTAGTAAACCGATTTAGTTTTATTATAAAGAAAAAAAAACAGTTCATCAATCATTTGTTTGTTTTCTCTTCTTTATCTTTATTAATTTCAATACTATGAAATAAGAATGCTTTTCACAAAATCGTTCAGCCTCATCATTACTTCTCTTTATGACTTAGATTAACCCCATTCTTCTGTAATCTAGCTGAAATTAGATCCTTTAATCTCGCTTTATGACTATCCACCCAGGAGGAATTAAGCCGATCAATGGCCTCTACTCGTAGCTTATCTAGCTTTTGCTTCGTAGACTTATATTTAGACACATAAAATAATGTCATTGAATAAAGAACAATGTTCCCTACGACTAGGAAAAAAGCAAACGAATCCTCCAGCAATAGAATAAAAATCCTTTCAAAGGACTGATTGGCTGGAAGCAAAATTTGACTATACAAATACAACCCAAAAGATAATAAAAGCAAGCCCAAACAAATAGCAACAACTCTTGCTTTAAGTAAATAGACTTGCTTTACCTGATGATGCTCTAACAGTTTAGAGAGCATCTGTTTCGTATCTCTTGAGATAGCTATATCGTCCCACATACTAATCCCCCCTGTCCTAAATGTATGTCCAAGGAGTATGGGCTATGCTATTTGCGCTTGAAGTTCGAGCCTTTT
The genomic region above belongs to Bacillus horti and contains:
- a CDS encoding DUF1259 domain-containing protein yields the protein MHSLSISTLCREFAAILEATPSQSNGVCLAQAFRTNIRPTILGRKSRSPLTIPQFHSFENLDRNGRALCLGETVILTAEINPFISKLRKHGILVTALHNHWLFANPNIWYIHYEKIERPLTFARAVRDAKTVLTRRIVKPLRIVRAKKVNKLKRIVKA
- a CDS encoding bifunctional 4-hydroxy-2-oxoglutarate aldolase/2-dehydro-3-deoxy-phosphogluconate aldolase encodes the protein MLTREEKIQSLKDAQVVAVIRKIDPDKVIPLVSALVAGGVTGIEITLDSQNALKLIKESKERFGQEAFVGAGTVLSVEEAKEALEAGADFIVSPILNKEVVDHVKETSSLVVPGVYTPTEMWQAMQWGADMVKIFPITTLGPKFIKDVKGPLSHIPLMTTGGIDLSNIAEYVKAGVHAVGVGGSLMDKVLIQNNDWDGLTQLAKRFKEAVQG
- a CDS encoding sugar kinase; the encoded protein is MSKRELDVITIGDGMITMNPKAKGPMRFVQEFERKIGGAELNFALGCARLGLEAGWISRLGNDEFGKHIYNTMRGEGVNVSQVELVDGYPTSLNFKEIMEDGSGRTFYYRKSSPTSTMTPDSIDPEFIKQAKILHVSGVFPSIDPQNVEIIRRAIEVAKENEVLVSFDPNIRLKMWSKDRAREVLRSFLPYVDIILTGQDEAEILIGVSDTKSIIKTFQEEFNIQYIAIKNGAEGAVGAKGSEVIELPAFPPRKVVDTVGAGDGFDAGFIYGVTQGWTLEKILTFANMVGSMVVSVMGDNEGLPYYEEVLAQLGEREIIDR
- a CDS encoding LacI family DNA-binding transcriptional regulator, encoding MKSLEVKEGLSIKKPTIADVAHEAGVSKSTVSQYMNKRYEYMSSKTKGKIELAIKELGYTPNYIAKSLKQKRTLTIGIIVANILHHFSTQVSRAIEDLCQERGYQAIICNADDQPDKERSYIDMLRAKQVDGIIAIPTEGNTELYAELVQQGYPVVFLDRTIADIDIPAVVLNNFEAARGAVAHLLQQGHRSIGMLTGPLNISVRRERVDGYLYAMEQHEVEHDYIWMKEVTKANAMAVLENMFTLKQRPTALVIGNDFLLLETLKFVKSKGIKVPDELAFITFDEVEYADLFQPTISTISQPAFQMGRKAAELLLGHISEKKRPAQLKYEFTATMKLRDSCGENRSL
- a CDS encoding DUF2663 family protein, which produces MWDDIAISRDTKQMLSKLLEHHQVKQVYLLKARVVAICLGLLLLSFGLYLYSQILLPANQSFERIFILLLEDSFAFFLVVGNIVLYSMTLFYVSKYKSTKQKLDKLRVEAIDRLNSSWVDSHKARLKDLISARLQKNGVNLSHKEK